A section of the Apodemus sylvaticus chromosome 10, mApoSyl1.1, whole genome shotgun sequence genome encodes:
- the Derl2 gene encoding derlin-2, producing MAYQSLRLEYLQIPPVSRAYTTACVLTTAAVQLELITPFQLYFNPELIFKHFQIWRLITNFLFFGPVGFNFLFNMIFLYRYCRMLEEGSFRGRTADFVFMFLFGGFLMTLFGLFVSLVFLGQAFTIMLVYVWSRRNPYVRMNFFGLLNFQAPFLPWVLMGFSLLLGNSIIVDLLGIAVGHIYFFLEDIFPNQPGGIRILKTPSILRTIFDTPDEDPNYNPLPEERPGGFAWGEGQRLGG from the exons ATGGCGTACCAGAGCCTCCGGCTGGAGTACCTGCAGATCCCGCCGGTCAGCCGCGCCTACACTACCGCCTGCGTCCTCACCACCGCGGCCGTG CAGTTGGAATTGATCACACCTTTTCAGTTATACTTCAAtcctgaattaatttttaaacacttTCAA ATCTGGAGGCTAATCAccaatttcttattttttggtCCAGTTGGATTCAATTTTTTGTTTAACATGATTTTTCT ATATCGTTATTGTCGAATGCTAGAAGAAGGCTCTTTCCGAGGTCGGACAGCAGACTTTGTATTTATGTtcctttttggtggatttttaaTGACT ctttttggtttgtttgtgagCTTAGTTTTTTTAGGCCAGGCCTTTACAATAATGCTGGTCTACGTGTGGAGCCGAAGGAACCCGTATGTCCGCATGAACTTCTTTGGTCTTCTAAACTTCCAGGCGCCCTTTCTACCCTGGGTGCTCATGGGGTTTTCCCTGTTGCTGGGGAACTCAATCATAGTGGACCTTTTGG GTATTGCAGTTGGGCACATATATTTTTTCTTAGAAGATATATTTCCCAATCAGCCTGGTGGAATAAGAATTCTGAAAACACCATCTATTTT GAGGACTATTTTTGATACGCCAGATGAGGATCCCAATTACAACCCACTACCTGAAGAGCGGCCGGGAGGCTTCGCCTGGGGTGAGGGCCAGCGCCTTGGAGGGTAA
- the Dhx33 gene encoding ATP-dependent RNA helicase DHX33, with protein sequence MPEEAGLPPAKRFRPGSCPPGRRVVMLLTAGGGGGAGGGRRQTPPLAQPSASPYREALELQRRSLPIFRARGQLLAQLRNLDNAVLIGETGSGKTTQIPQYLYEGGISRQGIIAVTQPRRVAAISLATRVSDEKRTELGKLVGYTVRFEDVTSEDTRIKFLTDGMLLREAISDSLLRKYSCVILDEAHERTIHTDVLFGVVKTAQKRRKELGKLPLKVIVMSATMDVDLFSQYFNGAPVLYLEGRQHPIQIFYTKQPQQDYLHAALVSVFQIHQEAPSSQDILVFLTGQEEIEAMSKTCRDIAKHLPDGCPSMLVLPLYASLPYSQQLRVFQGAPKGYRKVIISTNIAETSITITGIKYVVDTGMVKAKKYNPDSGLEVLAVQRVSKTQAWQRTGRAGREDSGICYRLYTEDEFEKFEKMTVPEIQRCNLASVILQLLAMKVPNVLTFDFMSKPSPDHIEAAIAQLDLLGALEHKDDQLTLTPIGRKMAAFPLEPKFAKTILLSSKFHCTEEILTIVSLLSVDSVLYNPPARRDEVQSVRKKFISSEGDHITLLNIYRTFKNIGGNKDWCKENFVNSKNMLLVAEVRAQLREICLKMSMPIVSSRGDMESVRRCLAHSLFMSTAELQTDGSYATTDTHQPVAIHPSSVLFHCKPACVVYTSLLYTNKCYMRDLCVVDAEWLYEAAPDYFRRKLRTARS encoded by the exons ATGCCGGAGGAGGCGGGCCTCCCGCCCGCCAAGAGATTCCGGCCGGGCTCCTGCCCTCCCGGGAGGCGAGTAGTGATGCTGTTGACggctggcggcggcggcggagccGGAGGAGGCCGGAGGCAGACGCCGCCGCTGGCCCAGCCTTCGGCCAGTCCCTACCGTGAGGCCCTGGAGCTGCAGCGCCGGAGTCTGCCCATCTTCCGGGCGCGGGGGCAACTGTTGGCTCAGCTCCGAAACCTGGACAACGCGGTCCTCATCG GGGAAACTGGCTCTGGGAAGACAACTCAGATCCCACAGTACCTCTACGAAGGGGGAATTAGCCGCCAGGGCATCATTGCTGTGACCCAGCCCCGTCGAGTGGCCGCCATCTCTCTTGCCACCAGAGTCTCAGATGAGAAGAGGACTGAGCTCGGGAAGCTG GTTGGCTATACAGTGCGTTTTGAAGATGTCACCTCAGAAGACACCAGGATCAAGTTCCTGACAGACGGCATGCTTCTGCGTGAAGCAATTTCAGACTCCTTGCTTCGGAAGTACAGCTGTGTCATTTTGGATGAGGCCCATGAGCGGACTATCCACACAGATGTGCTCTTTGGAGTGGTGAAGACTGCACAGAAGAGGCGAAAGGAGCTAGGGAAACTGCCTCTCAAA GTGATTGTGATGTCAGCCACCATGGATGTCGACCTGTTTTCTCAGTACTTCAATGGAGCCCCTGTCCTCTACCTTGAGGGTCGACAGCATCCAATCCAGATCTTCTACACCAAGCAGCCTCAGCAGGATTACCTACATGCAGCTCTTGTCTCAGTCTTCCAGATCCATCAG GAAGCTCCCTCTTCTCAAGATATCCTGGTGTTCCTCACTGGTCAGGAGGAGATTGAAGCAATGAGCAAGACCTGCCGAGACATTGCCAAGCACCTCCCAGACGGCTGCCCGTCAATGCTCGTCCTTCCTCTCTATGCCTCCCTGCCCTATTCACAGCAGCTTCGAGTCTTTCAAGGGGCCCCAAAG gGCTATCGCAAAGTGATCATTTCAACCAACATTGCTGAAACCTCCATAACCATTACAGGGATAAAATATGTCGTTGACACGGGCATGGTCAAAGCAAAGAAGTATAACCCTG ACAGTGGTCTTGAGGTCCTAGCCGTCCAGAGAGTATCAAAGACCCAGGCCTGGCAGCGCACGGGCAGGGCTGGGCGAGAGGACAGTGGCATCTGCTACCGACTCTACACTGAGGATGAGTTTGAGAAGTTCGAGAAGATGACGGTCCCAGAGATCCAGAG GTGTAACCTGGCAAGTGTGATTCTTCAGCTCCTAGCAATGAAAGTCCCAAATGTGCTCACCTTTGACTTCATGTCCAAACCTTCTCCAG ATCACATTGAGGCGGCCATTGCCCAACTGGACCTGTTAGGTGCTCTTGAACATAAGGATGACCAGCTTACCCTGACTCCAATTGGAAGAAAGATGGCAGCATTTCCTTTAGAGCCCAAATTTGCCAAA ACAATCCTCCTGTCCTCCAAATTCCACTGTACAGAAGAGATTCTGACCATAGTCTCCCTGCTGTCTGTGGACAGTGTCCTTTACAACCCTCCTGCCCGGAGAGATGAAGTGCAGAGTGTCCGGAAGAAATTCATATCCAGTGAGGGGGATCACATCACCCTGCTCAATATCTATCGGACCTTCAAAAACATAGGTGGGAATAAG gaCTGGTGCAAAGAGAATTTTGTCAACAGCAAGAATATGCTGCTAGTAGCTGAAGTCAGAGCACAGCTGAGGGAAATCTGCTTAAAG ATGTCAATGCCAATCGTGTCATCTCGAGGGGACATGGAGAGTGTCCGCCGTTGCCTGGCTCACAGCCTCTTTATGAGTACTGCTGAACTCCAGACAGATGGCAGCTATGCCACCACGGACACACATCAGCCAGTGGCCATCCACCCGTCATCTGTCCTCTTCCACTGCAAGCCTGCCTGTGTGGTCTACACTTCACTGCTCTACACCAACAAATGCTACATGCGTGACCTCTGTGTCGTGGATGCCGAGTGGCTCTACGAGGCTGCCCCTGACTACTTCAGGAGGAAGCTCAGAACGGCCAGAAGCTGA
- the C1qbp gene encoding complement component 1 Q subcomponent-binding protein, mitochondrial, translated as MLPLLRCVPRALGAAATGLRTAIPVPPLRHLLQPAPRPCLRPFGLLSVRAGSARRSGLLQPPVPCACGCGALHTEGDKAFVEFLTDEIKEEKKIQKHKSLPKMSGDWELEVNGTEAKLLRKVAGEKITVTFNINNSIPPTFDGEEEPSQGQKAEEQEPELTSTPNFVVEVTKTDGKKTLVLDCHYPEDEIGHEDEAESDIFSIKEVSFQATGDAEWRDTNYTLNTDSLDWALYDHLMDFLADRGVDNTFADELVELSTALEHQEYITFLEDLKSFVKSQ; from the exons ATGCTCCCTCTGCTGCGCTGCGTGCCCCGCGCCCTGGGCGCCGCCGCCACGGGCCTCCGAACCGCCATCCCGGTCCCGCCGCTTCGGCATCTACTGCAGCCCGCGCCCCGGCCATGCCTCCGGCCCTTCGGTTTGCTCAGCGTACGAGCCGGCTCCGCTCGGCGCTCTGGTCTCCTGCAGCCCCCGGTTCCCTGCGCGTGCGGCTGTGGCGCTCTGCACACGGAAG GAGACAAGGCTTTTGTTGAGTTTTTGACTGatgaaattaaggaagaaaagaagatccAAAAGCATAAGTCCCTGCCCAAGATGTCTGGAGACTGGGAGCTGGAAGTGAACGGCACAGAGGCTAAATTATTGCGCAAAGTTGCTGGAGAAAA GATCACCGTCACCTTCAACATTAACAACAGCATCCCTCCGACATTCGATGGCGAGGAGGAGCCCTCACAAGGTCAGAAGGCTGAAGAACAGGAG CCGGAACTGACATCAACTCCCAATTTTGTGGTTGAAGTTACAAAGACTGATGGCAAGAAGACCCTTGTTCTGGACTGCCACTATCCTGAGGATGAG attggACACGAAGATGAGGCAGAGAGTGATATTTTCTCTATCAAGGAAGTTAGCTTTCAGGCCACTGGTGACGCTGAGTGGAGGGATACAAACTACACACTCAACACCGACTCCCTGGACTGG GCCTTGTATGACCACCTGATGGATTTCCTCGCAGACCGAGGGGTAGACAACACTTTTGCAGATGAGTTGGTGGAGCTGAGCACAGCCCTGGAGCACCAGGAATATATCACCTTTCTTGAGGACCTCAAAAGTTTTGTCAAGAGCCAGTAG